The Hymenobacter sp. DG01 genome has a segment encoding these proteins:
- a CDS encoding MarC family protein, giving the protein MEILLATFTTLFSVVNPFSAMPVFLTLTEEDTPAHRAGIALRACIYMIGVLAVSFFAGQYVLNFFGINIHHLRIAGGILLMRSAFDLLTPGGNRSKVSDATLDESRHKDDISFTPLAMPMLSGPGSMAVCIGLFTEKLSFLDMALIFLGFVLVALAAYLILMSSLRLTRFLGRPGMAALARIMGFITLAIGVNFLATAIGALFPGLSR; this is encoded by the coding sequence ATGGAAATCCTGCTTGCCACGTTTACTACCCTCTTTTCGGTTGTGAACCCCTTCAGTGCCATGCCCGTGTTCCTGACCCTGACGGAGGAGGATACGCCGGCGCACCGGGCCGGCATAGCCCTGCGCGCCTGCATCTATATGATTGGGGTTCTGGCCGTTTCATTTTTCGCGGGCCAGTACGTGCTGAATTTCTTCGGCATCAACATTCATCACCTGCGCATTGCGGGCGGCATCCTGCTCATGCGCTCGGCCTTCGATTTGCTCACGCCTGGCGGCAACCGCAGCAAAGTTTCGGATGCTACCCTCGATGAAAGCCGCCACAAGGACGATATCAGCTTCACACCCCTGGCCATGCCCATGCTCTCGGGCCCCGGCTCCATGGCCGTGTGCATCGGCCTGTTCACCGAGAAGCTGAGCTTCCTGGATATGGCCCTGATTTTCCTGGGCTTCGTGCTGGTGGCCTTGGCCGCCTACCTCATCCTGATGTCTTCGCTCCGGCTCACCCGCTTTCTGGGCCGCCCCGGTATGGCCGCGCTGGCCCGTATTATGGGCTTTATCACCCTGGCCATCGGGGTGAATTTCCTGGCTACGGCCATTGGGGCCTTATTTCCGGGCCTGAGCCGGTAA
- the hemE gene encoding uroporphyrinogen decarboxylase: MLKNDLILRAARGEETERTPVWLMRQAGRILPEYRALRARLSGFKELVETPELAAEVTIQPVDALDVDAAIIFSDILVVPEAMGLTYEMVEARGPLFPETIKTAQDVARMRVADPEEHLGYVLEAIRVTKRALNGRVPLIGFAGAPWTILAYMVEGHGSKTFSKARRMLYAEPELAHELLRKITATTIAYLRAQVQAGANIIQVFDSWAGILPPAHYKEFSTRYIAEICQAIPEVPVTVFAKGAFWAVEDFAQLPCRTIGLDWNQDARAVRPLVGDKTLQGNLDPCALYGTPDQVRAATIQMLEQFGKQRHIANLGHGVYPDTNPDNVKVFIETVKEHSRR; this comes from the coding sequence ATGCTGAAGAACGACCTTATCCTCCGCGCCGCCCGTGGCGAAGAAACTGAGCGCACGCCCGTGTGGCTCATGCGCCAGGCCGGCCGCATCCTGCCCGAGTACCGCGCCCTGCGCGCCCGCCTCAGTGGCTTCAAGGAACTTGTAGAAACCCCCGAGCTGGCCGCTGAAGTCACCATTCAGCCGGTTGATGCGCTGGACGTGGACGCGGCTATCATCTTCTCCGATATTCTGGTGGTGCCCGAAGCCATGGGCCTGACCTACGAGATGGTGGAAGCCCGCGGCCCTCTGTTCCCCGAAACCATCAAAACCGCGCAGGATGTCGCCCGCATGCGTGTTGCTGACCCCGAGGAGCACCTGGGCTACGTGCTGGAAGCCATTCGGGTAACTAAGCGTGCGCTCAACGGCCGGGTGCCGCTTATCGGGTTTGCCGGGGCGCCCTGGACAATTCTGGCCTACATGGTGGAAGGCCACGGCTCGAAAACCTTCAGCAAAGCCCGCCGCATGCTCTACGCCGAGCCGGAGCTGGCCCATGAGCTGCTGCGCAAAATTACGGCTACTACCATTGCCTACCTCCGCGCCCAGGTGCAAGCCGGCGCCAACATTATTCAGGTGTTTGATTCCTGGGCTGGCATTCTCCCCCCTGCGCACTATAAGGAATTCAGCACCCGCTACATCGCCGAAATCTGCCAGGCTATTCCGGAGGTGCCCGTGACGGTGTTTGCCAAGGGTGCTTTCTGGGCCGTGGAGGACTTCGCCCAGCTGCCCTGCCGCACCATCGGCCTCGACTGGAACCAGGATGCCCGCGCCGTACGCCCCCTTGTCGGCGACAAAACCCTGCAGGGCAACCTCGACCCCTGCGCCCTCTACGGCACTCCGGATCAGGTGCGCGCCGCCACTATTCAGATGCTGGAGCAGTTCGGTAAGCAGCGCCACATTGCCAACCTGGGCCACGGCGTGTACCCCGACACCAACCCGGACAACGTGAAGGTGTTCATCGAAACCGTAAAAGAGCACAGCCGCCGCTAA
- a CDS encoding bifunctional heptose 7-phosphate kinase/heptose 1-phosphate adenyltransferase, which yields MPAAVLPASLPELFAAFNHLTVLIVGDVMMDAYVWGKATRLSPEAPVPVVNVSRTEQRLGGAANVALNVQALGATPLLCAVIGEDQGGDQLLELLHTTGLSAEGIVRSSYRPTTVKQRILAHGQQLLRIDSEVETDLNSTENADLAVRFEQLLDRADVIIFEDYDKGVLNEASIQHFISLARQRGIPTVVDPKKKNFLAYQHCTLFKPNLKELREGLKLEFGDTDADRPHFESAVARLRELLTPEIVLVTLSERGVFVENGTLTRTYIPAHLRTISDVSGAGDTVISIAALCVALGLPAPVTAALANLGGGLVCEQVGVVPIEKQQLLAEAEGVGLTL from the coding sequence ATGCCTGCTGCCGTTTTGCCCGCTTCGCTACCCGAGTTGTTTGCCGCGTTCAACCACCTTACCGTTCTGATTGTAGGCGACGTGATGATGGACGCTTACGTATGGGGCAAAGCAACCCGCCTCTCGCCCGAAGCGCCGGTACCGGTGGTAAACGTGAGCCGCACGGAGCAGCGCCTGGGCGGAGCCGCCAACGTGGCTCTGAACGTGCAGGCCCTGGGGGCTACCCCCTTGCTGTGCGCGGTAATAGGGGAGGACCAGGGCGGCGACCAGCTGCTGGAGCTGCTGCATACCACTGGGCTTTCGGCCGAGGGCATTGTGCGCTCGTCGTACCGGCCTACCACCGTGAAGCAGCGCATCCTGGCCCACGGCCAGCAGCTGCTGCGCATCGACTCCGAGGTTGAAACCGATCTGAACTCTACTGAAAACGCGGATCTGGCCGTGCGCTTCGAGCAGCTGCTCGACCGCGCCGACGTGATAATCTTTGAGGATTACGACAAGGGCGTGCTTAATGAAGCCAGCATTCAACACTTCATCAGCCTGGCCCGGCAGCGCGGTATTCCTACCGTGGTGGACCCCAAGAAGAAAAACTTCCTGGCTTACCAGCACTGCACCCTGTTTAAGCCTAACCTGAAAGAGCTGCGCGAAGGCCTCAAGCTGGAGTTCGGTGACACCGATGCCGACCGCCCACACTTCGAAAGCGCCGTGGCCCGCCTGCGCGAGCTGCTCACGCCCGAAATTGTACTGGTAACCCTATCCGAGCGCGGCGTATTCGTGGAAAACGGCACGCTCACGCGCACCTACATCCCGGCCCACCTGCGCACTATCTCCGACGTATCGGGGGCCGGCGACACGGTTATCAGCATTGCGGCGCTGTGCGTAGCCCTGGGCCTGCCTGCCCCCGTAACCGCTGCGCTGGCCAACCTGGGTGGCGGGTTGGTGTGCGAGCAGGTTGGGGTAGTGCCCATCGAGAAACAACAGCTCCTAGCCGAAGCCGAAGGGGTAGGACTGACGCTGTAA
- a CDS encoding pyridoxal phosphate-dependent aminotransferase, which yields MSDATALAPLVLSDRINAMQESQTIAMAKKARELAAQGVDVISLSFGEPDFQTPQYIKDAAKKALDEGFTFYTPVPGYPDLRQAICDKFKRDNNLDYKPENIVVSTGAKQSLANAVLSLINPGDEVIVFSPYWVSYEEMVKLAEGTAVPLVGSLENDFKVTAQELEAAITPRTKLIMYSSPCNPTGAVFSREELGAIAEVVARHTQVYVLADEIYEYINFVGEHVSIAQFEEIKDRVITVNGFSKGYAMTGWRVGYLAADKKIAGACEKMQSQITSGTCAMTQRAALAALQGGRSSADEMVEAYRRRRDLVLELVKDIPGFRTPTPSGAFYIFPDVTGYFGKTTPTGEVISSAQDLALYMLNDGHVAAVDGAAFGAPNCIRFSTAAADEKLREAFIRIKNSLAKLV from the coding sequence ATGTCCGACGCTACCGCCCTCGCGCCCCTCGTTCTTTCTGACCGTATTAATGCCATGCAGGAGTCCCAGACGATTGCCATGGCCAAAAAGGCCCGCGAGCTGGCTGCCCAGGGTGTGGATGTAATTAGTTTGAGCTTTGGTGAGCCGGATTTTCAGACCCCGCAGTATATCAAGGACGCCGCCAAAAAGGCGCTTGATGAAGGCTTCACTTTCTACACCCCCGTGCCCGGCTACCCCGATCTTCGCCAGGCCATCTGCGACAAGTTTAAGCGCGACAATAACCTCGACTACAAGCCCGAAAACATTGTGGTCAGCACCGGCGCCAAGCAGTCGCTGGCCAACGCCGTGCTCAGCCTCATAAACCCCGGCGACGAGGTGATTGTGTTTTCGCCGTACTGGGTGAGCTACGAGGAGATGGTGAAGCTGGCCGAGGGTACGGCCGTGCCGCTGGTGGGCTCCCTGGAAAACGACTTTAAGGTGACGGCCCAGGAACTGGAGGCGGCCATTACGCCCCGTACCAAGCTTATCATGTACTCCTCGCCCTGCAACCCCACGGGGGCCGTGTTTTCGCGGGAGGAGCTGGGTGCTATTGCCGAGGTAGTAGCCCGCCACACGCAGGTGTACGTGCTGGCCGACGAGATTTATGAGTACATCAACTTTGTGGGCGAGCATGTGAGCATCGCGCAGTTTGAGGAAATCAAGGACCGGGTAATTACCGTGAACGGCTTTTCCAAGGGCTACGCCATGACGGGCTGGCGCGTGGGCTACCTCGCGGCCGACAAGAAAATTGCTGGCGCCTGCGAAAAAATGCAAAGCCAGATTACGTCCGGCACCTGCGCCATGACCCAGCGCGCGGCCCTAGCCGCCCTGCAGGGGGGGCGCTCCTCGGCCGATGAAATGGTGGAAGCCTACCGCCGCCGCCGCGACCTGGTGCTGGAGCTGGTGAAAGATATTCCGGGCTTCCGGACGCCTACCCCCAGCGGGGCCTTCTACATCTTCCCCGATGTAACCGGTTACTTCGGCAAAACCACGCCCACCGGCGAGGTTATCAGCTCCGCCCAGGATCTGGCGCTGTACATGCTCAACGACGGCCACGTAGCCGCCGTGGACGGGGCCGCCTTCGGGGCGCCCAACTGCATCCGCTTCAGCACCGCTGCCGCCGATGAAAAGCTGCGCGAGGCCTTTATCCGCATCAAAAACAGCCTGGCTAAGCTGGTGTAA